A DNA window from Amycolatopsis sp. DSM 110486 contains the following coding sequences:
- a CDS encoding alpha/beta hydrolase, with the protein MRRAVFAAVAVATLASLVTAPVASAAPATAPAAYTPPPVAWGQCDNAGLQAAGAQCGFVTVPLDYSNPGGQKAQLAVSRIKHKAPDAQYQGVMLTNPGGPGGSGLTLSRVGANVPNHAGDAYDWIGFDPRGVGSSKPALSCDNSYTSFDRPSYVPLTPSLEKAWLNRAKGYAEDCAKKNPKALLDNLKTTDSVRDMDSIRAALGADKINFYGYSYGTYLGQVYGTMFPQRVRRMVLDSTVDPRDVWYQANLNQDVAFDRNINIWFGWLAKYDNTYHLGKTQASVKATVDRELVKLSLKPAGGQIGPDELTDVIQQASYYQLTWLDVADALSAIVTKNDPSLVKALFESDSDNGYAVYLGVQCTDVQWPTNWNQWRLDNWKTFLKAPYFTWQNAWFNAPCVYWPAKASKPVQVDGKGVQSVLMIDETLDAATPYEGSLEVRSRFPGASLIAEPGGTSHAITPRGNACVDTKIADYLATGALPARKPGRTADVECAPLPQPQPAPSASAQAKAKADPLPLLGHL; encoded by the coding sequence GTGAGACGTGCTGTCTTCGCGGCAGTCGCCGTCGCGACGCTGGCCTCGCTGGTCACCGCGCCCGTCGCGTCAGCGGCGCCGGCCACCGCCCCCGCCGCCTACACCCCGCCGCCCGTGGCGTGGGGTCAGTGCGACAACGCCGGCCTGCAGGCGGCCGGCGCCCAGTGCGGTTTCGTGACCGTGCCCCTGGACTACAGCAACCCGGGCGGCCAGAAGGCGCAGCTCGCCGTCAGCCGCATCAAGCACAAGGCGCCGGACGCGCAGTACCAGGGCGTCATGCTCACCAACCCCGGTGGCCCCGGCGGCTCGGGCCTGACGCTTTCGCGCGTCGGCGCCAACGTGCCCAACCACGCGGGCGACGCGTACGACTGGATCGGCTTCGACCCGCGCGGCGTCGGCTCCAGCAAGCCCGCGCTTTCGTGCGACAACAGCTACACGAGCTTCGACCGGCCCTCGTACGTGCCGCTCACGCCGAGCCTCGAGAAGGCGTGGCTCAACCGCGCCAAGGGCTACGCCGAGGACTGCGCCAAGAAGAACCCGAAGGCGCTGCTCGACAACCTGAAGACCACCGACTCGGTGCGCGACATGGACTCCATCCGCGCCGCCCTGGGTGCCGACAAGATCAACTTCTACGGCTACTCCTACGGCACCTACCTCGGCCAGGTCTACGGCACGATGTTCCCGCAGCGCGTGCGCCGTATGGTGCTCGACTCGACGGTGGACCCGCGCGACGTCTGGTACCAGGCGAACCTGAACCAGGATGTGGCGTTCGACCGCAACATCAACATCTGGTTCGGCTGGCTCGCCAAGTACGACAACACCTACCACCTGGGCAAGACGCAGGCCTCGGTGAAGGCGACCGTCGACCGTGAGCTGGTCAAGCTCTCGCTCAAGCCCGCGGGCGGCCAGATCGGACCCGACGAGCTGACCGACGTGATCCAGCAGGCCAGCTACTACCAGCTCACCTGGCTGGACGTGGCAGACGCCCTGTCGGCGATCGTCACGAAGAACGACCCGTCGCTGGTCAAGGCGCTGTTCGAGTCCGACAGCGACAACGGTTACGCCGTGTACCTCGGCGTGCAGTGCACCGACGTGCAGTGGCCGACCAACTGGAACCAGTGGCGCCTCGACAACTGGAAGACCTTCCTGAAGGCGCCGTACTTCACCTGGCAGAACGCCTGGTTCAACGCCCCCTGCGTGTACTGGCCCGCGAAGGCGAGCAAGCCCGTGCAGGTCGACGGCAAGGGCGTGCAGAGCGTGCTGATGATCGACGAGACGCTCGACGCGGCCACGCCGTACGAGGGCAGCCTCGAGGTCCGCAGCCGCTTCCCGGGTGCGTCGCTGATCGCGGAGCCGGGTGGCACGAGCCACGCCATCACGCCGCGCGGCAACGCGTGCGTGGACACCAAGATCGCGGACTACCTGGCGACCGGCGCCCTGCCGGCCCGCAAGCCGGGCCGCACCGCCGACGTCGAGTGCGCGCCGCTGCCGCAGCCGCAACCGGCCCCGTCGGCGTCCGCGCAGGCGAAGGCCAAGGCGGACCCGCTTCCGCTGCTGGGTCACCTCTGA